TCATGTTGCGGACAAGGTGGGCAATTTCCACTGCATGCTTCGGAGAGCATCCAAGCTCGTTAGCCTTTGCACGGGCGATGTTGTCGCCGGTAAGTTTGTTACTGTATTCTGTTCTTGCCATGACAATCACTTCAGTGGGACATACTTACTCGACCGGGTTGCACCGATACCGGCACTTCCGTGGCTGACCTTCTTGCGGGTAAGAGCGAACTCACCAAAGTAGTGGAATACTCCCTCAACCGGAATCTCAACATTGACGAACTCTTTACCAGAGTAGATGGCAACGCTCTTGCCAACCATCTCGGGCAGAATGATCATAGAGCGGACGTGGGTTCTTACGCCTTCACCTGATACAATCTTGTTGCGAACGTCTTCTTCCTCGCGGGTGAAACCGCGAAGGACCTTACGG
This Methanorbis rubei DNA region includes the following protein-coding sequences:
- a CDS encoding 30S ribosomal protein S19, with product MAKKTTKRMPKRREEYTYHGHNIEQLQSMSMEELLPIMPSAARRKVLRGFTREEEDVRNKIVSGEGVRTHVRSMIILPEMVGKSVAIYSGKEFVNVEIPVEGVFHYFGEFALTRKKVSHGSAGIGATRSSKYVPLK